The following proteins come from a genomic window of Methanosarcina sp. MTP4:
- a CDS encoding acetyl-CoA carboxylase biotin carboxylase subunit family protein has translation MKKNVFIVGMDSFNLKKLQRLPEAAECNFYSALDAGEILDVPGYDMGELIARARERIETTPGETHAIVTYFDFPATDLVPILVEAYGVPGPSMESIFKCQHKYWSRLEQQKIIPHNIPKFCAFDPFDEESCALIDIKTPFWIKPVRSFRAFLAYRVDSEDEFREYIREIREKIGFLHEPFRYLLKNYDIPSEFADMKESCLAESPLSGRQCTVEGYVLNGEVAIYGVVDWVLDEHFSSVLSYEYPSSLPDRIKDHMAGVCRKIIKHVGLDNSAFNAEFFYDPDSDETYLLEINPRMSQSHADLFEKVHGVSHHRVMLQIALGRKPAPFEWQGKYNYAAKFMLRTFEPGKVVKVPTREEIAAIKQEIPDTIIRSLVREGQQLSEFQIRDSYSYELADIYIGADDRKGLVDKYNHILSKISFSIER, from the coding sequence ATGAAAAAGAACGTTTTCATTGTTGGTATGGATTCATTCAATCTCAAGAAACTTCAGAGGCTTCCGGAAGCCGCCGAGTGTAACTTTTATTCCGCGCTCGATGCAGGTGAAATCCTGGACGTTCCGGGCTATGACATGGGGGAGCTGATTGCCAGGGCCAGGGAGCGGATCGAAACGACTCCGGGGGAGACTCACGCCATTGTCACTTACTTTGATTTTCCGGCAACGGACCTTGTACCTATCCTTGTCGAAGCTTACGGGGTGCCTGGACCGAGTATGGAAAGCATCTTCAAATGCCAGCACAAGTACTGGAGCCGGCTTGAACAGCAGAAAATAATCCCCCATAATATTCCGAAGTTCTGCGCTTTCGATCCTTTTGATGAGGAATCCTGCGCCCTGATCGATATCAAAACCCCGTTCTGGATCAAGCCGGTCAGGTCCTTCAGGGCTTTTCTGGCGTACAGGGTGGACAGTGAAGACGAGTTCAGGGAATACATCCGTGAAATTCGTGAAAAGATCGGCTTCCTCCACGAGCCATTCCGTTACCTGCTGAAAAACTACGATATACCGTCCGAGTTTGCGGACATGAAAGAGAGCTGCCTTGCCGAAAGCCCCCTCTCAGGCCGGCAGTGCACCGTGGAGGGCTACGTGCTGAACGGGGAAGTGGCAATATACGGAGTTGTCGATTGGGTCCTTGATGAACACTTCTCCTCCGTCTTAAGCTACGAATACCCCTCATCCCTCCCTGACCGGATAAAAGATCATATGGCAGGGGTCTGCAGGAAGATTATCAAACACGTAGGGCTGGACAATTCTGCCTTCAACGCAGAATTTTTCTATGACCCCGACAGCGACGAGACCTACTTGCTTGAAATCAACCCGAGGATGTCACAGTCCCACGCCGACCTGTTTGAAAAAGTGCACGGCGTCTCCCACCATAGGGTTATGCTTCAGATCGCCCTTGGCAGGAAACCGGCCCCCTTCGAATGGCAGGGGAAATACAATTACGCCGCAAAATTCATGCTCAGGACCTTTGAACCCGGAAAAGTGGTAAAAGTCCCCACAAGGGAAGAAATCGCCGCGATCAAACAGGAAATCCCGGACACCATCATCAGGTCCCTTGTCAGGGAAGGCCAGCAGCTCTCCGAATTCCAGATCCGGGACAGCTACAGCTACGAACTCGCAGACATCTACATCGGCGCAGACGACCGCAAGGGACTGGTTGATAAATATAACCATATCCTCAGCAAGATTTCCTTTTCCATCGAGAGATGA
- a CDS encoding NosD domain-containing protein: MAEGAMLNVPDEYTSIQEAITNAKTDDVIIVSGGPYDEQITVDKRLNITGIGMPEINGKRITGKNTVTLNAAGTILDGFLITNGGLAASGIEITSDDVGVRNCTVTNNRGTGIEINTVNGVIFRDNVIRDNVGSSSLGIYLNSSTNCLLQNNIVENNNVHNLELDDSSYNIIHNNTFSSAGWYGILLSSDSQYNTFSENVIEETADDYGVWIYSTNDHNVFRSNIIRNNSGGIVTFATNNLTFTDNILSGNRNYGMYLDIDDSYFANNTITNTIGEYDPVAVYLESSESNTLENNTIADNEYRGLFLKSSRYNTLIDNNITGNPYNFGVAITDFTSYFINYIDTSNLVDGKPIIYLLNELNPSINGTSNAGTVYCINCEGATVEGLTLSNNSYGILFSNSFNSTIESNTVHSCEEGIVLTASNNNTITNNNASNNQDYGIRVKSSNSNSVYLNDFTNNGDKDYISDSSTLWISPVELLYYFAGNQNTSYLGNHWGSYTVVDSDNNGINDTTFTITGDANNDDYPLIASKTAYSFAPNQPPSASFTYLPLYPDTEDTISFTDSSTDIDGSITAWLWNFGDGDTSSNQNTAHQYSIAGFYQVQLDVTDDQMATGNTTCKIFVHDAGPMTIYVPDNFTTIQEAINFSRDGDTVVVRQGTYPENVVVNRSITLTGEGMPLVTASDGNGITVTSPDCTIEGFNVSDFDWDDYAGIKLLSDRNTVRNNVLYDNDFGIWLILSDNNSIFNNTCTDNHYSGIQLTSAMNNTIYNNTCNSNSAYVGGEGGDGYGIMLEDSGGNILYFNDMDNPSQMVPGTYYNAFDSNTSAIPNQWFNATILKGNRYSDYGGEDGNNDGIGDSDYEIACNLNYALASVDPYPLMPYNPLPDYEPVISSIWTSDLTHSSINIRWSILNDVNSDNRILYGTSASLAGSQWSAWDNSSTSPQIALTGLAQNTTYYYSCYSYNSKNTTLVDNSSIRSFTTIQRQNMILTVDDDDSDIPEPPANYSSLSAALSAAIDGDTILVYNGTYMANHIVDKSVNITGIGKPLLIGSNPDTYSELGNVVVLEANDCILQGFRISEAHWTYPNIYGRKDSACVRIDSDRNVVRNNILEDGVYGIYVSTGSNYNRITSNLLNDTYDGVLFDYARNNVFSDNELTNIDRYPVMLDKPDYMSYDYYPSTNNTISNNILSDTGFSYGITVGGVSDNTIADNTLSYSNRIWINGDRNSVTGNSVQGPHDHHDAGIQLGSGEDNSLSDNTVAWQRFGILLEPDAKNVTMRNNRMENNTYNFGFTGDWYYAGHMASTHDIDTSNTVDGNPIYYLVGEEDAVYSYSTLVPSPGYLACIDCSNITIKDFYLEKNAQGLFLYNTTDSRIDSVTTISNGEYGMLLHETDNLVITDSGINGNGQESGGIFLEETSGCLIDNCEITGNNEIGIKLWYGCPDTVIRNSEITNNGDPTEPGGGIGIYISGSYAENVTIHSNIIANTYAGLQGTGIQNWAKNSTIYNNYFDNTEPSDVFSAASGTVWNITPTIGTNIIGGPWIAGNYWEDYTGVDSDGDGLGDTLVPYTADGEIQEAGDYHPLLDTFVPDSIAPVLHIISPEEGKEYIPQYLRLEVFSPDPDAAYWWYSLNGAENVSFVPNSTLTDLPLGENNLTVYLNDTSGNMNSSVVNFTVAEDHTAPGIYIMSPENGSEYKESRDVPLEVWSPDEDVFSWWCSLDGGSNTSFTPNATLIGLANGVHTLIVYADDVVGNTNSSQATFTVNVNEEENPPSGGGGGSGTGSAVIISPGEESSEEEEEEEEELPGDSLIVLSPEEGRTVSRDVELRYACTVPLARAYYSLDEGTEKEVEPLAPVPVDRLKLGEHIFRVTGVDYEGNRYHASAKFEVIPLALGEKPDVGSPEYPDEAVYAFNGRAVNYTLTFEASGLEEEELGLYINRYLSGSVAGANGGTNENANETGNSVPVLSLHESGGLLGTLNSSAGDWKAYGYTIPANRIVPKAENFLSFIHQINPGTASGSDSWHVRNVALVPEMPLSYPRIRVFTPDRALSPEDEMMVWVDISGIGEAGGSSAGSYSGNGADGYEASVYVVGPDGTVFSFPDGETAPVPLAQSYLEENHYGRIPGAMAFDESFLPGTYTLVGILSSLESGKPVSISSEVIYYSDQPSVKIFLNRKSFYPGMPLTIEAALTEGKTPESVSVLTRLERPAGADLFLPEKTGTFSMLNYAPLEDGYMTLYNEPVNGNWENGTYVVKCSIFNESGYELASDVLSFEVSTAQSELSVRFDMPEDTLFPVVKSNIRLIDAASFGVIAEKSTTGPQSSVDLQAPPGTYWIAGVIYTENGEAYRIPVSESNRVELGCDEKRTKRVSVSRISFVDFVNMLNEEVEA; this comes from the coding sequence ATGGCTGAAGGAGCAATGCTCAATGTCCCTGATGAATATACCAGTATTCAGGAGGCAATAACAAACGCAAAAACTGACGATGTGATCATTGTCAGTGGCGGACCTTATGATGAACAAATCACCGTCGATAAAAGGCTGAATATCACAGGCATCGGGATGCCCGAGATAAACGGAAAAAGAATAACCGGCAAAAATACAGTCACGCTGAATGCAGCCGGGACTATTTTAGATGGATTTTTGATAACCAATGGAGGATTAGCTGCTTCAGGAATAGAGATAACATCAGATGATGTTGGAGTCAGGAACTGTACAGTTACAAATAACAGAGGCACCGGAATAGAGATCAACACTGTAAATGGTGTTATTTTCCGTGATAATGTCATCCGTGATAATGTAGGATCGTCAAGTTTGGGAATTTATCTAAATTCCTCAACGAACTGCCTTCTTCAGAACAATATCGTGGAAAATAATAATGTTCACAACCTTGAACTTGATGATTCATCCTACAATATAATTCACAATAATACATTCAGTTCCGCAGGATGGTATGGAATTCTACTCTCATCAGATTCACAGTACAACACTTTTTCAGAGAATGTTATCGAAGAAACTGCCGATGATTACGGTGTATGGATCTATTCTACTAACGACCATAACGTATTCAGATCAAACATTATCAGGAACAACTCTGGAGGTATTGTCACATTCGCAACCAACAACCTTACCTTTACTGACAATATCCTCTCAGGAAACCGCAATTACGGAATGTATCTTGATATCGATGACAGCTATTTTGCCAATAACACAATAACAAACACAATTGGTGAATATGATCCTGTGGCTGTATACCTGGAATCTTCAGAAAGTAATACTCTCGAGAACAATACAATTGCAGACAATGAATACAGAGGACTCTTCCTAAAAAGTTCAAGATACAATACTCTCATCGACAATAACATCACAGGAAACCCCTATAATTTCGGAGTTGCTATTACCGACTTCACTTCGTATTTCATCAACTATATCGATACATCGAACCTGGTCGATGGAAAACCGATAATCTACCTTTTGAACGAGCTCAACCCTTCCATCAATGGTACTTCCAACGCAGGTACGGTCTATTGTATAAATTGTGAAGGAGCTACAGTTGAAGGGCTGACCTTGAGCAACAATTCATATGGCATCTTATTTTCCAACTCTTTCAATTCAACTATTGAGAGCAATACCGTTCATTCCTGTGAGGAGGGTATCGTCCTCACAGCCTCCAATAATAACACGATAACGAACAATAACGCAAGCAATAACCAGGATTACGGGATCAGGGTAAAGAGTTCTAACTCCAATTCCGTCTATCTCAATGATTTTACGAACAACGGAGATAAGGATTACATCTCTGACAGCTCGACATTATGGATAAGTCCAGTGGAATTACTTTATTACTTTGCAGGAAACCAGAACACAAGTTACCTTGGAAATCACTGGGGTTCATACACTGTCGTTGACAGCGATAACAATGGGATTAATGACACTACTTTTACCATAACAGGTGACGCTAACAATGATGATTACCCATTAATAGCATCTAAAACAGCCTATTCCTTTGCGCCTAATCAGCCTCCTTCGGCAAGCTTCACATATCTTCCACTATATCCGGATACTGAGGATACAATCAGCTTTACGGATAGTTCTACTGATATCGACGGATCCATAACTGCATGGTTGTGGAATTTTGGTGATGGTGATACGTCCTCTAACCAAAATACTGCTCACCAGTATAGCATTGCGGGTTTCTATCAGGTACAGCTGGATGTCACCGATGATCAGATGGCAACCGGCAACACCACATGCAAGATATTCGTCCATGATGCAGGTCCCATGACCATTTACGTTCCTGACAACTTCACTACTATCCAGGAAGCCATTAACTTTTCAAGGGACGGGGATACCGTAGTGGTACGCCAGGGTACGTACCCCGAGAATGTTGTGGTCAACAGGAGCATCACACTTACCGGAGAGGGAATGCCTCTGGTGACGGCATCCGATGGAAACGGTATTACTGTAACCTCCCCAGACTGTACCATTGAAGGATTTAATGTCAGCGATTTCGATTGGGATGATTACGCCGGGATTAAACTCCTGTCCGATCGGAATACGGTCCGGAACAATGTCCTGTATGACAATGACTTTGGTATCTGGCTGATCTTATCCGACAATAACAGCATTTTCAATAACACCTGTACCGATAACCATTATAGCGGTATTCAGCTTACATCTGCCATGAACAACACCATTTACAACAACACCTGCAACAGCAACTCTGCTTACGTTGGCGGAGAAGGCGGTGACGGTTACGGAATAATGCTGGAGGATTCCGGGGGGAACATACTGTACTTCAATGATATGGATAACCCGAGCCAGATGGTACCGGGAACTTATTACAATGCCTTTGACAGCAACACCTCCGCTATTCCGAACCAGTGGTTCAATGCAACGATACTGAAAGGTAACCGTTACAGTGACTACGGTGGTGAAGATGGCAATAACGACGGTATTGGAGACTCAGACTATGAGATCGCCTGTAACCTTAATTATGCATTGGCAAGTGTGGACCCATATCCACTGATGCCGTATAATCCTTTGCCGGATTATGAACCGGTGATAAGCAGTATATGGACAAGCGATCTGACCCACAGTTCCATAAATATCCGGTGGAGCATCCTTAATGACGTAAACTCCGACAACCGTATCCTTTACGGAACAAGCGCTTCTCTTGCAGGATCACAATGGTCTGCATGGGACAATTCCAGCACATCCCCGCAGATAGCTCTCACAGGCCTGGCACAGAACACTACATACTACTATTCCTGCTATTCCTACAATTCAAAGAACACGACGCTTGTGGATAACAGCAGCATCAGGTCATTTACGACCATCCAGCGTCAGAATATGATCCTCACAGTGGACGACGACGATTCGGATATTCCGGAACCGCCTGCTAACTATTCAAGCCTTTCCGCCGCCCTCAGTGCAGCCATAGACGGGGATACCATTCTGGTGTATAACGGTACATACATGGCCAACCATATTGTTGACAAAAGCGTGAACATCACCGGTATCGGAAAGCCTTTGCTCATAGGAAGCAATCCCGATACATACAGTGAACTGGGTAATGTTGTAGTCCTTGAAGCAAACGACTGCATCCTGCAGGGATTCAGGATTTCAGAAGCCCACTGGACTTATCCGAATATTTATGGTAGAAAGGATTCCGCATGTGTCCGTATCGATTCGGACAGAAATGTGGTCAGGAACAATATACTCGAAGATGGTGTCTATGGAATCTATGTAAGTACTGGTTCCAATTACAACCGGATAACGTCCAACCTTTTGAACGATACCTACGACGGCGTACTCTTTGACTATGCAAGGAACAATGTATTTTCAGACAACGAATTAACCAATATAGACCGCTATCCCGTGATGCTGGATAAACCGGATTATATGTCTTACGACTACTACCCGTCAACAAACAACACGATATCTAATAACATTCTCTCTGATACCGGTTTTAGCTATGGTATCACAGTTGGTGGTGTAAGTGATAACACGATCGCCGACAATACCCTTAGCTACAGCAACCGGATATGGATAAATGGTGACAGAAACTCGGTTACGGGTAATTCTGTACAGGGTCCACATGATCATCATGACGCAGGGATACAACTTGGATCAGGAGAGGACAACAGCCTTTCGGACAACACGGTTGCATGGCAGAGATTTGGAATTCTCCTCGAACCCGACGCAAAGAATGTGACCATGAGAAATAACCGGATGGAGAACAATACCTATAACTTCGGATTCACAGGTGACTGGTACTATGCAGGCCATATGGCCTCCACACATGACATCGATACCAGCAACACTGTGGATGGTAATCCAATCTACTATCTGGTCGGGGAAGAGGATGCTGTCTATTCGTATTCCACACTTGTCCCGTCTCCGGGGTATCTGGCATGTATCGATTGCAGTAATATTACGATAAAAGACTTCTACCTGGAGAAGAATGCACAGGGTCTCTTCCTTTACAATACCACTGATTCCCGCATAGATAGTGTCACCACGATTTCAAATGGTGAATACGGTATGCTCCTGCATGAAACCGATAACCTGGTCATCACAGATTCGGGCATAAACGGCAACGGGCAGGAGTCCGGGGGAATCTTCCTGGAGGAGACCTCAGGATGCCTGATAGACAACTGTGAAATCACGGGTAATAACGAGATCGGTATCAAGTTGTGGTATGGTTGCCCGGACACCGTTATAAGGAATTCCGAGATAACAAACAATGGGGACCCCACAGAACCGGGAGGCGGAATCGGGATCTACATCAGCGGAAGTTACGCGGAAAACGTAACCATACACTCCAACATCATTGCAAACACCTATGCCGGGCTCCAGGGAACCGGGATTCAGAACTGGGCAAAGAATTCCACCATTTACAACAACTATTTCGATAACACTGAGCCCAGTGATGTATTTTCCGCAGCTTCGGGCACTGTCTGGAACATTACCCCAACCATCGGGACAAACATTATCGGAGGTCCCTGGATCGCCGGAAATTACTGGGAAGATTACACGGGAGTTGATTCCGACGGGGACGGGCTCGGGGACACGCTTGTGCCCTACACCGCCGACGGAGAAATTCAGGAAGCCGGGGACTACCACCCGCTGCTGGATACCTTCGTCCCGGATTCCATTGCCCCGGTCCTGCACATTATCAGTCCGGAAGAGGGGAAGGAATACATCCCGCAGTATCTTCGCCTTGAAGTGTTTTCCCCGGATCCCGATGCGGCTTACTGGTGGTACAGCCTCAACGGGGCCGAGAACGTCTCATTCGTTCCAAATAGCACCCTGACAGACCTGCCCCTGGGAGAAAATAACCTGACAGTCTACCTGAACGACACCTCCGGGAACATGAATTCCTCGGTTGTCAACTTCACGGTTGCGGAAGACCATACAGCCCCCGGGATTTATATTATGTCCCCTGAAAACGGTTCTGAATATAAAGAGAGCCGGGACGTGCCCCTGGAGGTCTGGTCTCCTGATGAGGATGTCTTTAGCTGGTGGTGCTCCCTTGACGGAGGAAGCAACACCTCCTTTACCCCCAACGCCACCCTGATAGGGCTTGCAAACGGGGTACATACGCTTATTGTCTACGCAGACGACGTGGTGGGAAACACAAATTCAAGCCAGGCCACTTTCACGGTAAACGTCAATGAAGAAGAAAACCCGCCCTCAGGCGGCGGGGGAGGAAGCGGCACCGGCAGCGCTGTCATAATCAGCCCCGGTGAAGAAAGCTCAGAAGAAGAGGAGGAAGAGGAAGAAGAGCTCCCGGGAGATTCTCTCATAGTCCTGTCCCCTGAGGAAGGAAGGACCGTTTCCAGGGATGTCGAGCTTCGCTATGCATGTACCGTCCCCCTTGCCAGGGCCTATTACAGCCTGGACGAAGGAACGGAAAAAGAGGTCGAGCCCCTTGCACCCGTCCCGGTGGACCGCCTGAAGCTGGGAGAGCATATCTTCAGGGTGACAGGAGTGGACTATGAAGGAAACCGCTACCATGCATCCGCAAAGTTCGAAGTGATCCCCCTGGCTCTTGGAGAAAAGCCGGATGTGGGCAGTCCCGAGTACCCGGATGAAGCGGTTTACGCCTTCAATGGCAGGGCTGTAAACTATACCCTCACCTTCGAGGCTTCAGGTCTTGAAGAAGAGGAACTAGGGCTCTACATAAACCGCTACCTTTCCGGAAGCGTTGCCGGTGCTAACGGGGGAACAAACGAAAATGCAAATGAAACCGGGAACTCAGTGCCAGTGCTTTCCCTCCACGAAAGCGGCGGGCTCCTTGGAACCCTGAACAGCTCAGCCGGAGACTGGAAGGCTTACGGATACACGATACCTGCAAACCGGATAGTCCCCAAAGCCGAAAACTTCCTTTCCTTCATACACCAGATCAATCCGGGAACAGCATCAGGAAGCGATTCCTGGCATGTAAGGAATGTCGCCCTTGTCCCCGAAATGCCGCTTTCATATCCCAGGATCCGTGTCTTTACTCCGGACAGGGCTCTTTCCCCTGAAGACGAGATGATGGTCTGGGTGGATATCAGCGGGATCGGAGAAGCCGGCGGCAGCAGTGCTGGCAGCTACAGCGGAAACGGTGCTGACGGTTACGAAGCTTCCGTCTATGTGGTAGGGCCTGACGGGACAGTGTTCTCCTTCCCCGACGGGGAAACTGCGCCTGTGCCTCTTGCCCAATCATACCTGGAAGAAAACCATTACGGAAGGATTCCCGGAGCAATGGCGTTCGATGAAAGCTTCCTGCCCGGAACCTACACACTTGTGGGGATCCTGAGCTCCCTGGAAAGCGGAAAACCGGTGTCCATTTCTTCGGAAGTAATCTATTATAGCGACCAGCCTTCGGTGAAAATTTTCCTTAACAGGAAATCCTTCTACCCGGGCATGCCTCTTACGATCGAAGCAGCCCTCACGGAGGGGAAGACGCCTGAAAGCGTTTCGGTCCTCACAAGGCTTGAACGGCCAGCAGGAGCCGATCTCTTCCTTCCGGAAAAGACCGGGACTTTTTCGATGCTTAACTACGCACCCCTTGAGGACGGGTATATGACCCTGTACAATGAGCCTGTAAACGGAAACTGGGAAAACGGGACATACGTTGTGAAGTGTTCCATCTTTAACGAAAGCGGGTACGAGCTTGCAAGCGACGTGCTCTCTTTCGAAGTCAGCACTGCGCAAAGTGAGCTTTCCGTCCGCTTCGATATGCCGGAAGATACGCTTTTCCCGGTGGTGAAGAGCAATATCCGGCTAATTGATGCCGCTTCTTTCGGAGTCATTGCGGAAAAATCCACAACAGGACCCCAGTCTTCGGTTGACCTGCAGGCGCCTCCCGGGACTTACTGGATAGCCGGGGTGATATACACCGAAAACGGGGAAGCCTACCGGATCCCGGTCAGTGAAAGCAACCGCGTGGAGCTCGGCTGCGACGAAAAGCGAACAAAAAGAGTATCTGTATCAAGGATTTCTTTTGTTGACTTTGTAAATATGCTCAACGAGGAGGTTGAAGCATGA
- a CDS encoding toll/interleukin-1 receptor domain-containing protein, with protein sequence MITRVYISHCEQDEPLAQELARALWAVELESFYSLYRKAQSLSRAERIRFGIRQSDCVITILTPEGARAPEVNQELGLAVGTDQLIIPLAEAGVELPFLIRHLNPIRFSADAYEDAMGMLIQNIRQITRLDWLKIKCPYCGEEMTQYISPQEEVDRALLRGTNLETLCSYCQRALFLDPRTFRPLI encoded by the coding sequence ATGATCACAAGAGTCTACATATCTCACTGTGAGCAGGACGAGCCCCTTGCCCAGGAACTGGCCCGGGCCCTCTGGGCCGTGGAACTGGAGAGTTTTTATTCCCTGTACAGGAAAGCCCAGTCCCTCTCCCGGGCAGAGCGAATACGCTTCGGGATCCGGCAGTCCGACTGCGTAATAACAATCCTGACCCCGGAAGGAGCAAGAGCCCCGGAAGTAAACCAGGAACTCGGCCTGGCCGTGGGAACTGACCAGCTAATAATTCCACTTGCAGAAGCAGGGGTGGAACTGCCCTTCCTGATCCGTCACCTGAATCCGATCAGGTTTTCCGCGGATGCCTATGAAGACGCCATGGGTATGTTGATACAGAATATAAGGCAGATAACCAGGCTGGACTGGCTGAAGATAAAATGCCCTTACTGCGGGGAAGAAATGACCCAGTACATCTCACCGCAAGAAGAGGTAGACAGGGCCCTTCTCAGGGGAACTAACCTGGAAACCCTGTGCAGCTACTGCCAAAGGGCTCTCTTCCTTGACCCGAGGACCTTCAGGCCCTTAATCTAA
- a CDS encoding nitrous oxide reductase family maturation protein NosD yields the protein MTRPSLYIFLLSCMLTMLIFPASAANIVVAENGGDYTGIQDAVDNAEAGDTITIMPGEYSGWISINKALELEGTGPETVITAEGDSNVLHISADDVMISKIAFQGGTRGIYIDDSARTLIEDCTFTGSETSVSISESRTCSIENCDIEAEMIGIQLYNSNSTVLSKNNITAAARGISLIYSENITVKENTLYECEVGIAAERVSESSFERNGLSGMVGAVVLIASEGCHISGNNVVDVLQYTQFFTSQDCMVDMNRLEDAEYFTADIFSDTSYVFENYSLTGHDYALTSSSYTPSDTSGYKMLADPVNLTFINVSETGSGYVILEAASLLSEFDGYDQESYGFYNIDSGERIISNSAIENDTIRAQAVVEGPESGNYALMVKKEQGWINIMIFIAFIAVIGGMILALSKRKK from the coding sequence ATGACCAGACCGTCCCTTTATATTTTTCTGCTAAGCTGTATGCTGACAATGCTCATTTTCCCGGCATCGGCAGCTAATATCGTTGTAGCTGAGAACGGCGGGGATTATACCGGCATCCAGGATGCGGTTGATAATGCTGAAGCCGGAGATACCATAACGATCATGCCGGGAGAATATTCCGGCTGGATCAGTATCAACAAAGCACTGGAACTTGAGGGTACAGGTCCCGAAACTGTGATCACTGCCGAAGGTGACTCAAACGTTCTGCATATATCTGCGGATGATGTCATGATCAGCAAAATTGCGTTCCAGGGCGGTACCAGGGGAATCTATATCGATGATTCCGCAAGGACCCTTATTGAAGATTGTACTTTTACAGGAAGCGAAACATCCGTTTCCATCTCTGAAAGCAGAACTTGCAGCATAGAGAATTGTGATATCGAGGCGGAAATGATCGGGATACAACTGTATAACTCCAACTCGACCGTCCTCAGCAAGAATAATATCACTGCCGCCGCCAGGGGAATTTCCCTGATCTACTCGGAGAACATCACGGTCAAAGAGAACACCCTGTACGAGTGTGAAGTAGGAATAGCCGCCGAGAGAGTAAGCGAAAGCAGCTTTGAAAGGAATGGGCTTTCGGGCATGGTAGGAGCTGTGGTCCTGATCGCTTCGGAAGGATGCCATATATCGGGAAACAATGTTGTTGATGTCCTTCAGTATACCCAGTTCTTCACATCGCAGGATTGCATGGTGGATATGAACAGGCTGGAAGATGCCGAATATTTCACCGCTGATATATTTTCGGACACTTCTTACGTATTCGAGAACTATTCGCTTACAGGCCATGATTACGCTTTGACTTCCTCTTCGTATACGCCTTCCGATACTTCAGGGTATAAAATGCTGGCTGATCCTGTTAACCTTACGTTCATAAACGTTTCAGAAACAGGGTCCGGGTATGTGATACTGGAAGCTGCGTCCCTACTTTCCGAATTCGATGGATATGATCAGGAAAGCTATGGTTTTTATAATATCGATTCAGGAGAAAGAATCATCTCCAATTCTGCAATAGAAAATGATACTATAAGGGCACAGGCTGTGGTAGAAGGCCCGGAATCCGGGAATTATGCGCTGATGGTCAAAAAGGAACAGGGATGGATTAATATTATGATATTCATCGCATTCATAGCTGTCATTGGAGGCATGATACTGGCTCTATCCAAAAGAAAAAAATAA